Genomic DNA from Paenibacillus sp. MBLB1832:
GAAGCTCTGCGGGCTCAAGGTCCGAGTGCGACGGTTACGCCTTTCAGTAGCCCATTTCGTGTGTTATATGCGCTTTTCTTGTATAAGGAGATCCTTCATTCACGTTATACAGATACTCCGTATAGCAAGGAGGTGTGGCTGAAAGATATACAGGTGATGATCGTACGGGAGCATGAAGATTCAACGGACGGTCTCTTCATAGCGGCGAAGGGCGGACATAACGACGAGAGTCATAACCACAATGACGTCGGTCATTTTATCGTATATGCAGATGGAGAGCCTCTCTTGAATCGACCCGGGTGTAGGCACCTATTCGGCTCTTACCTTCAGTGACAAGCGTTACACCATATGGACGTTTCAGTCGGCCTACCACAATGTTCCATCTATAAACAACTGTATGCAACTGCAAGGGGAAACTTACAGGGCACATGACGTTACCTGCGAGATGAAGCCGGAAGAGGCTATGCTCCGGATGAATCTTGCAGCTGCATATCCTAAGGAAGCGGAACTGGACCATTGGTACCGAACAATAGGTCTTAAGCGAGGGGGGAACGCCGAGGTTATACTGCGGGATGAATTCCGTCTTCATCATCGTCCTGGCAAAGTGCAGTTGCACTTCATGGTCCCCGTCGAGCCCAAGCTATGTAGACAACAAATTGAACTGCGATCTTCAAACGGTTCCCTATACGAATTAACCTATGATTCTAGCATATGGTCACCAAGTATCGATGTAAGAAAGTTAGAGGAATCCGAACACCGCATGATTGCTAACTGGAAGACGGAGCAGTTGTACCGGATTACGCTTGACGCTCTGCCTGGTTTGGAATCAGCCCAATCTGCTATTGTTATTCGAAAGAAGTAGAAGGTGAGGTGAAGTTTTATGCAGACATTTATCGACGCTGCGACTTACGGATTCAGTCCGGAAGCGACCGGACTCAAAAATGCAGAGGCGCTGCAGCAAGCGCTTGACGAGGGAGGCACCATTACCGTCAGTCGGCCGGGCACCTACAAGCTGGCCCGTACGGTTTATATCGGTAGCTATACCACCCTTGTGTTCGGGAATCAAGTTTTTGTGCATAAGACAGATGAAGAAGGGCCTTTCTCCCATGTGATTCTAAATAAAGGCGCACTGACTAAAATCTACGATGAGCATATAACGATCGAGAATCTCCATATTCATGTGAATGGAATGGATGTTCGAACCTTCAGCGATGTATTTGGCTTGCATGGCCAGCTCGCTTTCTTTTATGTCAAGGACCTGCGCATTGAACGATTCCGCTGTATGGATCTGGGCAAGATGCAATATGGCATTCAAATCTGTACCTTCGAGGACCTTCACATTCGGGATGTCATCATCAAGGGGGATAAAGATGGCGTCCATCTGGGCAGAGGCAAGCGGTTCCACATAATCAATGGGATTTTCGAAACCTATGACGATGCGGTTGCGCTTAATGCCCACGACTATGATGTGGGGAACCCAGAGCTGGGATGGATTGAAGACGGGGTGGTGGAGAATTGTCACGATTTGGCCCGCTCCTTCACGAATAACGATGGTGTAGGTTATTTTTGTCGAATTCTGGCGGGGGCATGGAGGGATTGGGAGCCGGAGATGAAGGTGCAGAAGTCCGACACCGTTGTCTCCAAAGGCCGGTTATACCGAGTGAAGGCGTGCCCCGATGCCGCAGTCTACGTATCGTATACCCAACCCGTACATAAACAAGGAATCGTTGAATTAGACGGGATTCAGTGGGCTATGATTCAGGAAGATGTCACTTATACCGCCGGTGTTCGGAATGTGACGTTCCGCGATATCTATTTGCGGAAAGCCAGAATCGGCTTCTCCATACATTTTGACAACGATCGCTTCAGTCGTTCGTATTATCCGGGATCACCGGTCCCAGGGCAGGAGCAGCTTGTCTTCGAGAATATTCGGGTGCTTCACGACCATAAAGTACCATTCCTCTCAGCCAATACGCCTATTGATAGGATTACGTTGCTTCATTGCAGCTTCAGAAACAGTCCCATTACCATCCATGGAAACGGGGCAATGGAAGACTATCGGCCGACCTTCATCAGCGTGATCGGATGTATATTCAATCATGAGGGAACCTTGGAGTGGATTGAAAACTCGGTTGCGAATAAGCGGATCAAGGTCAAGGCATATGCAAGTGTGAAAATGAACGATGCCGCGACGCTGCAGATCGTGCCGGGACCGGGGATGATTGAAGTGGATTTGGATATATATTAACTCAGGAGGAGGACTGTGCATGCAGGATTATCGTTTGGATGTTCTTGAGCGTGTTGGCGTTTGGGGGGACATGGGCAACGGTTACTATAGGAACCCCGTTCTGATGGCTGATTATTCCGATCCTGATGTGGTCCGCGTTGGCGAGGATTTCTATATGGTATGCTCGGAGTTTCATTTCATGGGCATGCCAGTGTTGCATTCGAAGGATCTGGTGAATTGGACAATCATTGGGCAGGTCTATGACCGGCTCGAGATGGATTCCAAATACGATTCCATGGAAAAGTACGGAAAAGGCAGCTGGGCTCCATCGATTCGGTTTCATGACGGGCTGTTCTACGTCTATTTCTGTACACCTGATGAAGGTTTGTATATGAGCACCGCTGTCAACCCCGCTGGACCATGGGCCCCGCTGCATGAAGTGGCAAGGGCTTATCGGTGGGAGGACCCATGTCCCTTCTGGGATGATGACGGCCAAGCCTATCTGGGCCGCAGCCAATGTGGGGCAGGACCCATCATTCTCCATCGGATGACGCCGGATGGGAAGTCGCTACTCGATGATGGCGTTACGATCTACGAGGGCGAATGCGCCGAAGGAACGAAAATTTATAAGCGCAATGGCTATTATTATTTAATCATTCCCGAGGGAACTGTTCCCTATGGCTGGCAGACCGCCGCGCGTTCGAGAAACCTGTATGGCCCTTACGAGAGACAGGTTGTGCTGTCTCAGCAGGACACATGGGTGAATGGCCCACACCAGGGAGGTTACGTGGAGCTGGAGAACGGGGAAGGCTGGTTTCTGCACTTTTCCCATACGGGGGCGTTGGGTAGAATTGTCCACTTGCAGCCGGTTACATGGATCGAAGACTGGCCGCTTATCGGTTATAGCAAGAACGATCGCTTCCCGGGCAAGCCAGTTACGGTTTGGAAGAAGCCTGAGGTCGGATCAAGCCATCCAATCTGCGCCCCTCAGACATCGGACAACTTCGATAGCCCGCAGCTTGGACTCCAGTGGCAATGGAACCATAATCCTGATGACAGATCGTGGTCCTTAACGGAGCGCCCAGGTTATCTGAGGCTTCGTACACAACCTGGCATCGACCTGCTTCGAGCTCGTAATGTTCTGACTCAGAAGATCATGGGCACATCCGGAGTGATAACGATTAAGCTCGATACAGCCTCCATGGGATTCAATCAACGAGCTGGAGTGGCATTAATGGGCGGACCTGAGACGCATCAGTTGTATGTGGAGAACAAGGGAAGGAAGAAGGGAATCGTTGGCATCCTTGCAGGAGAGGCGGTTCAAGGACCGGAGCTGATACAAACAGAGGTTTGGTTCCGAATTACCATTCAACTATGTTCTCAGATTACGTTCTACTATAGTCTGGATGGGTGGAACTATCAGCATTTCTGGAGAAATGCCCAGGTTCAGAATGGGTACTGGAAAGGCGCCCGCGTTGCATTGTTCACTTATGAAGGGCAGGAAGGGCACGTAGACATTGAGTGTTTTGAGTATAGGCACGACGGTCCCGGCGGACAACTAGAAGCTGAATGAATCCAAGCCATGGAAGTGTAATTTAAATGTAAGAAGGCCGCTTCAGGGTAACGCTGGGCGCCTTCTTTTTGTATTTGCCTATGAAGTAATGACAAATGAATATTGGAAGCGCTATTATCATCGTATAAGATATATCAGAGTGTGGGGGGATTGCTGTGCTTCGATCATTTCATTCCAAGCTATTAGCGCTGCTTATAGTCATTTCGTTAGTACCTATGTTCATTATGAGTACCTACTCGTATCGAGTATCCGTTCAAGCCGCCGAGCAGAACGCCGGCCATTCGATGGAGACTGCATTGGAGCAGATGGGCAAGAATCTGGACTTTCAAGTGAGAACATATAGGAGATATATGGACTTCTTTGTTTCCTATAATGAGCTTAAGGCCGTCATTTTCGATAATACGTTCTCTCCGACTTCGCTGGCAACGTGGGTGGCTAACCGTAAGTTGGAGTCCATGTTAAACGGTTTATTTCTTTACGAAGATTCGATAGCGTCAATTGCCTTCTATAAAAATAACGAATTAGTATACAATTACAAAGAGCTCAATGGAAATACCCTCAGGAGCTTTGGGAAATCCGTGAATTATTCGGAAGCTATGGCTTTAAGAGGCGGGATACAGATGAGCTTCTTGCAAACCGTCAATGAGGAGAATGGAAGCAAGGAGAACTATTATGTGTTTGGCAGAAGATTGTTTAAGGACCAACAGGTCAGCGATTCCACTTCAGCGGGAGTGTTTATCTTCGTTCCTGAAAAAAACTTTGCAGATATCTTCCGCACAACGAATAACCCAATAGCAGGGTCAGCATGGATTACCGATAGCAACGATCACATTTATTCCCGGTCAGATGGAGAGGAAGACGAAAGACTCCTTCCTTCCCTGAACCTACTCTCGGATTTGCCGCAGCAATCGGTGCGGGGGAGTTTCCTGCATGAATATGAGGATAGAAAATTCATTGTCGGCTACTACCGTTTAGACCGGTGGGGGCTTCAAATTGTTCAGGCTATTCCACAGGATGTCTACACGGCGAAAATCCGAACCATAGCTAAATCCACCATTTGGATGAGTTCTATATTGCTTGTCTTACTGTTGCTGTTCTCGGTGTCATTCGCGCATAAGCTTTCCGATCCTGTCCGCCGTATGGTTAGTGCGATGAGACAAATCCAGTCGGGAAATTTTGATGTGCAGCTTGAGTCTAACTTTACTCAAGAATTCAACTTACTCGCTAAATCGTTTAACTATATGGCCGTGAGGCTGAAGGAACAGGTGATTCAGCTTGTTGCCGAGGAGAAGCGGCGAGGGGAAATCGAGTATCACATGCTGCAATATCAGATCAATCCCCATTTTGTCAACAACACCTTGGGATCTGTTCGGTTATTCGCAATGACCAAGGGGGCAGACGAGGTTGCGGAAGTTTTGCACTTGCTAGCTCGTTTATTTCAGCGCACGTTAGGAAGTTCAGCGAGGCTGGTCCGCTTGCGCACCGAGTTGATGCACTT
This window encodes:
- a CDS encoding glycoside hydrolase family 43 protein: MQDYRLDVLERVGVWGDMGNGYYRNPVLMADYSDPDVVRVGEDFYMVCSEFHFMGMPVLHSKDLVNWTIIGQVYDRLEMDSKYDSMEKYGKGSWAPSIRFHDGLFYVYFCTPDEGLYMSTAVNPAGPWAPLHEVARAYRWEDPCPFWDDDGQAYLGRSQCGAGPIILHRMTPDGKSLLDDGVTIYEGECAEGTKIYKRNGYYYLIIPEGTVPYGWQTAARSRNLYGPYERQVVLSQQDTWVNGPHQGGYVELENGEGWFLHFSHTGALGRIVHLQPVTWIEDWPLIGYSKNDRFPGKPVTVWKKPEVGSSHPICAPQTSDNFDSPQLGLQWQWNHNPDDRSWSLTERPGYLRLRTQPGIDLLRARNVLTQKIMGTSGVITIKLDTASMGFNQRAGVALMGGPETHQLYVENKGRKKGIVGILAGEAVQGPELIQTEVWFRITIQLCSQITFYYSLDGWNYQHFWRNAQVQNGYWKGARVALFTYEGQEGHVDIECFEYRHDGPGGQLEAE
- a CDS encoding cache domain-containing sensor histidine kinase, whose amino-acid sequence is MLRSFHSKLLALLIVISLVPMFIMSTYSYRVSVQAAEQNAGHSMETALEQMGKNLDFQVRTYRRYMDFFVSYNELKAVIFDNTFSPTSLATWVANRKLESMLNGLFLYEDSIASIAFYKNNELVYNYKELNGNTLRSFGKSVNYSEAMALRGGIQMSFLQTVNEENGSKENYYVFGRRLFKDQQVSDSTSAGVFIFVPEKNFADIFRTTNNPIAGSAWITDSNDHIYSRSDGEEDERLLPSLNLLSDLPQQSVRGSFLHEYEDRKFIVGYYRLDRWGLQIVQAIPQDVYTAKIRTIAKSTIWMSSILLVLLLLFSVSFAHKLSDPVRRMVSAMRQIQSGNFDVQLESNFTQEFNLLAKSFNYMAVRLKEQVIQLVAEEKRRGEIEYHMLQYQINPHFVNNTLGSVRLFAMTKGADEVAEVLHLLARLFQRTLGSSARLVRLRTELMHLKDYIRIHQMQYMDELQVSFQCDDELMEGYVPNMLLQPLVENALFHGIHSATGVPQITIGARKDAQDLILFVQDNGLGMSEDKWKEILYGGDSLSNRLNKIGVKNVDQRLQLHYGPAYGVSLMSKEGEGTRVEVRLPYQINMEEFEHEENHHHG